CCCCGACTTCGTCCCTCCCACGCGTGGCTGTGGGGAAAGAGGGCCCGGGCCGGGCGGGACAAAGGGCCGAGTGACCGCAGCACCATTTCCGGCGGGAGGACACTGCCCGCGGCCTCCCCGCCCCGCGGGGGCACAGCGCCTCCCGCAGCCTCCGCGGCCCCGCGCGGTGCGGGCGGTGCGTGGGCTGTCCGAGCTCTTCGGCcgcccccttcccccctcctcgACGCTTCCACGGGAGGTGGATGTGGCATCGTCCACGCTGAGAGCCGCCTCTCCACGCGGGACCACATCATGCGTGGCCTTAATGCGCGGGAAAGGGGCAGTGTACGGAGGCTGAGCATTCTGAATGTCGTGGGGGCACCCACTGAAGGGGGAAAGGATGCGGGGTCCCTCTAGGAGAATCCCGCATGGGGGGATCCCGCGTGGGGGGCGCCGCCTGCCCGAGCGCTACGGAGCTGTCAGTGGTGCTGAAGTGCGCACTGTCCAGGGTTCTGCGCGGCGGCTGTTGCcgccttcctcttcctcctcttccttctctttctccttctcttcctcttacCCTTCTCTCGCACCTCTCACCGCTGGACCGCTCCACTCCCGGGAGTTCTACGTAGCTCCCTCACTGCTGAGTTTATGggatgaaggaagaagaggaggaggacaaAGATGGTTTTCCTCTTTGCAAGTGAGGGAAGGAAGGTAGGTGAAATGGACTCGGTGGTTGTGAGGACATGGCCCTAGTGCCCACAGCCAGTTGAGTCTCGATGACCGCATGCATCGGGGATGGGCAGAACAAGCAGTACTACCAGCACTCTGCGGTGTTAATAATGCAGTGATGCTCATAGGTTGTCCATCATATTTACACGAATGACAACGGGGATAGATGCGGTGGGGGGAATCCACACTAACAAGTCTCTTATCCCAACATCAGTCTTGAGTCAAGTCCTCAGAGCCAATAAACAGTCTACAATCGTAGGAGATAAGAGTCTGGCTGGTTGCTTTCCCTCCCACTATGGTGACAGGAGGACAGACAGAGCGTCCTTCAATTCATTCCTTCACTATGTGCCATCATAAGTGAACAAGCTCCCTGTCCCCAAACCGCTCTTTGGGGACCTCTTTGTGCCACttccatccccctccccaccaaCACGCAGCGGTCCGGATATCTGCTCTGTTCCCCATTCCCTGACCGTCCAAAGGAGCGGCAGCGTTTGGCACCCTCTCCTGGCCAACCCGAGGTAGTTGGCTTTGATTCTCGTTTTCGTTTGAGGAATAATTTGGATAGGAATGTGGagtgagaaagaacaaaataaaaaattgggATATTCTCTCGTGtcactcctttcctttcctgcttccttctggcACCATTTCTTAACACTCCTCAGTTTCTGCTCATCCTCAGTGACTTCCCAATTACACGAccctcagcacagcacctcagtgtcccACTGGGATTCATCCCATCCACCCCCTGGCCTGGCGTCCTCTTTCTGTGTGTGGTGTATTTGTTTTTGAGGCCTGTTGAATGGCACATGTGAACGGGAAGGGGACTCCTTCCTGTTCTTTCAGAGCCAGTTGCTGCATGCGGCTCCGCTTCAAGGGAATAGCCAGCAAAGCGTTCGCTTTCACAAATAATGGCTTCATTAGATTGAAAGAAGTGGACAGTGACCTCTCTGAAATGGACTTTCTGACCCCTGCTGACCTTTGGCCCCGGCTCTGACAGACGGTAAATCTTCCCCTGTACACACAGCTAGGGTGAGGGACAGCAATGCCCAACCCAGTGCCAGGCACCACTGTGCCACCCACAACActgggtcccagccccacaggatGAGGCCCAGGGAGCTGTGTGAAACCAGCTGTATGGGGTACAGATGTGACAATCATGGGATTGGTGTCCTTTCGGTGTTGTGGGTCAGGTCAGTGGCTGGCCCCAATGGTTGTTTTGTGGTGTCAGCCCCCAGTGTTGGCAGCACCAATGTGTGATGATCAGAAAGGTACAGAGGCATTATCTGAGTCCACTCTGGGGTGAATCAAGCTATCCTCCTGCACATCCCATTGGGCTTAGACCTCCTGGCTGCATATACAGAGACCACACTGCCACCTCTCTCcccatcagcacagctccatttgGGTGCTGATAACCATTGTGTGGCCAACTCACCCCAATTCTTCCTGCTTTCCGTTGGGGAACCTGAGAAAAATCAGAGATCCCAGAGATGATGCTTGCCACCATGGCATGGTCCCCAGCCATCCTGGTGCCACCCACCTCCCTTCTCCCGGCTTTGTGTACATGCCGCTGACCTTTGACTATGAAGCAATCAATAACAGAGGTTATGGTGCTGCTCCTCCCCCTTGGCCAGTGCCCCTAATGAGCTCCGCTATGATTGAGGAACTGTCAGGTAACTCCCATTGGTGGTGACATAGGGATGTATCAACCAGCTTGTCACACAGGTGTGCTCCCATGGATGCCCTACATGAGAATCCCATCATTCCAAAAACGCTCCCTTGGCATCAGTATAGTCTGATGGAAGGGTGAACAGTGCTTGCTCAGGGCGTGCCATGGTGCCATGCTTCCCTACTTTTTGGGTAGGGTGGGAGGGGCACACAGTTATGGAACTAGAGTGAGGGATCCTGCCCAGGTCCATGGGCTCCACTTTGCACCCCAGCTCCCTTTGAAAAAAGCCCCAGGGTAGCTCTGATTGATTGCCTACAGAGCAGGGATTGATCAGGATTTCAGCCCCATACATATTCCTGCTCTCTGATAAAAGGAAATCAATAGTTGAAAGAGATGGTCCTCTGATGTGGCTCctccagaggcagcagcagcctccagcaggcCAGAGCAAGCCCTGTCCTTGCCTCCTAAATGGCAAAGGGggttctcctcctcctccttctccttctcctcctcctcctccaggtGCTACCCCACAAGCCCATTCACAGCCCATCACCTCTAAGTCCCAtggctgctgcaggcactgccctATGCTCAGCCCCTTCCTTAGCGCAGAGATCTGGAAACACATTGCAGGTGCGGCTGGGCTTTAGATCAGCCCAGATGGCcgctctttcttccccttcttgtATCCCTTCTCCATCTGTGCCTCAGCTTCCTTACCTGTGAAATGTGACTTGTGTCCGGGATTTTCTCCTGGCTGCTTTCATTTCCCGCACCCTGAGCTTGTGCTGTGCCACCACCACAGTGCCATGGGGACGCAGCTCCTCCCATCTCCCCCTGCTGTGGAGCTGGGGAAGGCAGCTGGCATTATTCCTGTAGTTTTATTCACTAACAATTCCTTCCTTTGTAACAGTGCTGCCCCTATCCCGGGGCCCTGTTTGCTCTCCAAATACCGAAGCTGATCTCCTCCAGAAGCTCCAGAGCAGCACCAACCTTTGCTCCTGTGCTGGGGATCCCATCCTGGACCCCACACCGTGGCTTTCCCAGGGGTTTCACAACCCTGCAATggggcagacagcagcagggcagagtcCAGCTCGAACTGACAAAGTGTCAGAGGGTGGAGGACAGTAGAACTGTGAGCTCCTCAGACCCCATCCTGAAACCACTGGCTGAGGTGCGGGAAGTCCCGACGTCCCCAGGATGGTGGCCTCACGCACTGAGCCAGCAGTGATTCGTGGGGTGGTTGCCTGGGGCGAGGCTGGGGAGCCAAGGGTGGGGTGAGGAGCCAGGGCAGGTGCCATTGCCCCGAGCTTTTCTAGGACAGTGCAGCTCACACCCCAGGCCATGTCTTCTGTGCTGGCCCAGGGCCACCGTGATCACCGGGAGGCAGCGGAGTATTTACGGCACAGGGACGATGGATGTCCATCGTGATCACCCAGTCCCTTTGCGTGCCAAGCGCTTTGAGTCCTCGCAATGAATTAAGCTGTGACAATAGCTCCGGGACACCCGGTGTCGTTGGGGACGGACCCAGTGGTGGGAGGAGGCAGTGGATGGAACAAAGGTCTCACCAAGGTGGCCCGGTAGGGCTCTGGGGGCTCCACCAACCCAGACGGGCCGGTCCCCCAACCGGCGCTGCTGAGCCTCAGGAAATGGAGGAGCTGGGTTGCTGGGGAACCAGCCCGACCGGCTCCCCGGCTGTCAGCACCTGAGGAATGCCAAACCTCCGCTCGCCAGGGCTGGGTGCTCACCGAGGACTGGGTGTTCGCCGGGTGACTCTGCCGGTCCGCCCAGCCACGGCGTGCcggtgcagggagcagcacccCGAGCCCTGCGCAGTGCCTTCGGTGCGTTCGGTCAGTGCGGTGCCCAGCCGGCGCGGCAGGACCCTCGGGCGGCAGGTATGTGGGGTGTGGGTTGGGACCCGCGGATGCTGTGGGGGCCGGAATCTGTAGGGCACCTGCTGCcactcagggctgtgctcatATCCGTTTGCCAGTGCTGCCGTTTTTTCCCCGGTGAACTGATGTCGGCACTGGTTGGCTTGCAGAGCCCGTTTCTGCCACTCTCGTCTCCAACTCCTTCAGGCTTTTAACCCTATTCCCACCCCAAAGCACATCCTCACTCCCACTGAGGGCAAATAAGTGCTGACCCATCCCCAGTGACCTTGTGGCTAGCAGATAGTGGGGTCCCTGACCACCCACAtcccctcctccctgcaggGCACGTGGCTGCGGGAACACCAGGtaacaaaaggagaaatggaaatagtCCTGTCCTAATTATTAGTCCTgatctgtgcagcagctgcccaaACCAAATTCTTGATTTTCCCAGAGGCATCAGGTCTGCTCTTACCCACAGACACTGGGAACATCCCAGTGTGTCTGCAGGGCCAGATTTCCCCATGGCCACCAGCTCAAAGCCAGCCACAGGTTGCTGCCACCCAGCCCTTGGTCCCCTCATTACATCTCAGGCATCTTGATCAGGTTTCAGGAGCCCCAGTCAGGCTGCTTAGAGACCCTTATGAATAGCAGGAGCCAACAATTAGCTGAGCGGGTTTGTTTGGGTGGGACAGGTGATTAATTGCTGTACTGGGTGCCCGTTGCAACAATACATCTGGGTTTCATTGCAGCGTGTCCTGGCGTGCTGGGACGGCCACATCCTCACCTGCCTCCATCTGGGGTGCTGGTGCtaggcagggctgcagggcatGGAGGTAGTGTGCACTCCATACCCCCAGCACATACTGGGCGCCAGAGCCAGCTGTGGCCCTATGGATCCAGCTGTGGCCCTGTGGATCCAGATGTAGCTTTGCTGATGCAGATGTATGGCCCGGCTGGAGCTCTTCCTAGCATCCAGCCCTGCTAGCTGTCCCAGACATGGTCTCATCGCCTACTGCAAAATGATACCAACCCTTCCTATATAGACCAGAAAGACCTGCCAGGCTGGGGCACATGGTGGGTGGGCAGGACCCAACATTCCCATGCCATCCCAAAAACACTGTGGTGGATGTGATGGGGTTAGGAAGGGTCCAGCCCCAGATGAACCCCACAGTGGGGAACACCCAGTGCtgactccagggatgggggaggTGACCCAATAAGAGAAATCCATTTTTCATCTACAAGGAATTAGCCCAAAGAgccttccccatccccagccaAGAAAGTGCTAAATTTTACCACTCTTCAGGCCATACCCAAGTCCCgacccctcctgctgcccctgcaGCCCACCAGTTGCAGCTGGTGTTCAGGTTGATGACACCAAACAGTCCCTAGTTGGGAGATGCTTCTGGCTCACTCACCCGCAGCTGCTTCGTCAGCTGCTTTCTATATCccaaacacagcaataaaaccTTTCTGGGGCAGTCACGCAGCTCTGCATGGCGTCACTCTGCCAGCCGCAGCCTCGGGGTGCCCATGTCCTCACTAGCAGCAGGGAAGACAGGCACAGGGTGCTGGGTGACTGCTCTGATCAGGGTGCAAGCAGTGGGTAATTAATGCAGCTCATTTTCTTGCGCCAATGGGGCCTCAGATGTGGATGGAGCAATCCCATCATTGCTGAGCAATAATTGCTGTGATCAAGGGAAGATGCTGCTGGCCCCAACCTCCTGCAAAACCCCTGGGTGCtgtggcacagccctgctgagggCCTTTCACCTCATGGAGCTGTTTCCCTGTTATTTTTTGGGCTCGTTTGTTTGCTGTCTTTGCTGACTCGGTGCAGTCCTGCACCCTCCTGACTCATCCTGTTGCTTGAGGCACATTACAGCACAGCCAGATCCTGCCCAGGTGGTAGAGTGCTGGGAGTGCAGGCATTTTATTGCATGGCATTTTGttgcattgcattttgttgcattgcatttcattgcactgcatttcattgcactgcatttcattttaacgCATTGCATTGCATGCCATTGTATTTCTTATGTTTCATGTAGTTGTATTGCATTTCGTTGCATTTCACTGCACTGTGCTTCATATCATGTCATGccattgcattgcatttcaTACTGTGTTGTTACATGGCATTGAATTTAATTGCATTGAATTTTATTGATTTACAATGAAGAGATGATGGTGCCCTGGGTCATGCACGTATGAGCATCCCAATAGGTGCTCTAAGGAAACAGAAAGTTACCATTTGTGTGCTTGAGACCCTCCAAAATGTTCTAAGGGACCGTGGAGGGGTGGAGCAGAGTCCAAAGGGATGGGATCAAAGTTTGGGGTCTCAGCTCAGATGGATTCCTGGtgcctctccctgcagctccaccAGCCCCGCTGTGTGGTGGCGGGGACTGCATGGATCATCCGTTCCAGCACAGTGTGGCGAAGGGCTTCATCTccagtgctgagctgagcatGAAGCAAACGGCAGCACCCAGACCTGAGAGCCGATCCCGCTTCCAGAAAGTCTCACTGGTGTCACGGCAGGTGGAGCACACGGCAGGAGGGGGGGGGCGGGATGGCAGCCCCTCCCGtgtctccctgctgctgcaggcctGGGAGAGGGAGATTGTGGAGAAGACATCGGGGCCGAGCACGGTGACGCAGCAGAGATGTTCATCCTCTATCAGCACCCTGAAGGACTTCGCAGCGCATGGCCCCGTCTTCTCACAGGTCTTTTCACCACGGCGGCGGGAGGAGAAGCGGGAGGATGACACAGTGCCTGCACCCCGAGATGTCCCTGTGCACCGCGAGAGCTACATGCATGGTGCGCTGCTCCCCACTGTGCCCTGCTGTCAGCACTCAACCCGCGACCCAAAGCCCAGGGCTAGGCACGTCACTGTGCTGCGAGAGGGCAGGGAGGCAGAGGAGGGCAGGAAAACCCAAAATGGTGTGTGCAAAGCCACTACTGTGTCCTCTTTGCATCAGAGAGGCTGTAAGCTGGATGGCAGTGGCATCACCAAGATCACAGCACATGGCAAAAGCACCCTGGATACCAGGGAATCCTCCAGGGAGAAGTGTTCAATGCCAGATGAATCCATGCCCAATGCAGCACCAAGAGGCAGAGACAAACCCCGGGACCTGCGAACCAGTAAAAACAGTGACCAGTGTCCTCTGGCAGATCAGTCTGGAGTGGTAGAAGGAGGTGTAATGCATAGGAATAGCTCTATTTCAGCCACACAGCCCAGGACAGAGAGCTCTGAGGAAGCTGGTGGTACCTCCAAAAACATCTCCATGGAAGCAAACAGTGGCCCTGAGCCGTTACCTGGAGCACAAGCATCTCCAAAGGACACAGAAGTTAAGATGCAGGAGAGTGAGATGGTGGAGAATAACCAGGGTGTGGCCCAAGGTACCCAGAGCATCGCTGAGCCTCCCACAGAGAGCATTGCAGAACTCCAATCTGAGAGCACTGCAAAGATCCCACCTGAGAGCATTCCAAAACCCCAACCTGAGAGTGTCCAAAAACCCCAACCTGAGAGTATCCCTAGACCCCAATCTGAGAGCATCCCAAAACCTCAACCTGAGGGTGTCCCCAGATCCCAACCTGAGAGTGTCCCCAGATCCCAATCTGAGAGCATCCCCAAACCCCAACCTGAGGGCGTCCCCAAACCCCAACCTGAGagcaccccaaaaccccaaCCTGAGGGTGTCCTCAATCCCCAACCTGAGAGCACCCAAAAATCTCAACCTGAGAGTGTCCCTAAACTTCAGTCTATGAGCATCTCAAAGCCCCAGACTGAGAGCATCCCAGAGCCTCCCCATGAGTCCCCAGACCCACCATCAGAAAGTTCCCCATATGAACCTGAGGAGGATCCTGAGCTGGTGGTGGACATGGAGATCTTTGTGGACACGCTGCGCAATATGGAGCCCTCAGAGATACGAAAGGCACCCAAGGTTCCCCGTCAGCCCTGGCCCTCAGTGCTCGGTCGCTGTGCACCACTGCCACCCATCCATGAGGACCTTGTGGCCCCACGCGCCCACATCTCACTGCCTGttgcactgcaggagctgctggcgTGGGCGGGGAGGGGACAACGAGCTGAGACCCCCCCAAAGGGTACTGAGAGCCACGATGAGGAGGAGATCGAGAACCCCTACCTGAGCCCTGGGGAGAAGGCAATGAGGAGGGCTCAGAATGGCAATGGGGAGCTGGGTTCGCTCTTGGAGGGGTCGATGCAGGGCAGGGCCACGGGAGAGCACAGTATTCTGTTCCGAGGGAATGTCCTCAAAGGCATGGCACTGCTCTCTGACTTCCTGGAGCACCGTGCAGCTGCAGTGGATGAAGCCAAGCCCTACTCACGCCTGGACAACAGCATGCTTTACAGCCGCTTCGTAAcccctgccagcagcatccaCAATGGGGTCCCCAATGGTGTGGGTGCTGGTGACCACCCCAGCACTGAGATGGAAGCAGTAAGTCCTGACCACATCCCTCCTGTTCCTGAGGAGGCAGAGAGCATGGGTGCCCCATACCACACCGACACCCTGGTGAGTGCAGCTCTGGGGGTGCTGGGGCACACAGGAGGTGTCAGATCCAAACCCCCTGAGCATCTTCCCCTGCTTCCAGCCTACAGATGGTGTACTGCATTATGCTGTACTTCATAGCCCCCAGTATGATGGGAGGGTGCTGGGATGGATGATGGGAGGGTATCAGCATGGGCAATGAGAGAGGGTACTGGGATGGGAAGGTGTTGGGCTGGTGATAGGAGGGTTTTGGGATGGGTATTGGGAAGGTACCAGAATGAGCACTATGAAGCTACCAGTATAGGTAATGAGAGGGtaatgggaagggaaggtgtAGGGCCAGGGATAGGAGGGTGTGGGGATGGGTGACAGAGGGCAGGGGCTGGGCAGAGGCTGTTCCAGGTCGTGCAGGAATGCTCAAGGTGTGGTTGCTCGGGGCGGTGGGAGGGATTTGCTGGCTGCAGACACAAGgctttggctgctgctctgttgggCTGCAGCAATGGCTGGTGTGGCTGACATCCCTCTGCGCTCTTCATGTGTCCTTGGGTAcaaacagcaggaggaaaaggagggcTCTGTGAAGATAAACACCAGACCTGGCAAGGTATGGGGCatggggcaggggctgggcagggctggccCTGGGgttgcagtgctgagcactctGCTTTCACCCCAACCAGATCATCCTCTTCTCCGAGGCTGGCTTCGCAGGGCACAGACGGGACATTTGGGGTGATATCCCCGACGCTACATCCTGGGAGCTGTCACACAAAATCTCCATTAGGGTCATCCGTGGCGGGTATGGATCATGCAGGGACAAGGCTGGGGGCGGCTGGTGAGGAGGTTGTGTCACAAACCATGTTCATTGCCATGGGCAATGGCTATGACCCTGAGCCAGTACTGTGGTGGCGGGATGTCCCCACCCAACCCATGCTGCTGGAGGCTCCGTATGGCCACGTCCTGCACCCTGCCATTAGGCAGAACCTGGTAAGCACAGCAATGGGGAATTTCCTGCTGGCAGGTGGGTGATGTATGAGAAACCACGGTTCCATGGGCGCAAGTGTGTGCTGGCAGAGGGGGATGTGGAGATTGACAACCCCTGGATGGTGTATGGGCAGAGTGATGAGCCACATGGCAGTCGGCCCTTCCGCATCGGCTCCTTCAAGAGGGTGGTGAAGGTGAGCAGCTGGAAAATGGGGTGCAGAGCCCCCCCAGATTCAGCCACCCTTCATTCTGCTCTCCCCACACCAGGATTACCGCACGCCTGAGATCAGCTTGTTTGCTGAGGAGAATGGAGAAGGTGCCAGGCTTCAGTTCAGCGACTCGGCTGAGGACACCCGTGTGCAGGGCCAGTCACTCACTGCTTCCTCCATCATTGTGCACTCGGGACTGTGAGCAGGACAGGGTGtggggtgctgctggcacagggtgGTCCCGGCCACCAACGAGCATTTCCTCCCTAGGTGGCTGGTTTACTCCAAGCCCTTCTTTGATGATGACCCCTATGTCCTGGAGCCAGGCGGATACCCCAACCTGAAGGCCTGGGGAGCAAAGGATCCATCCA
The genomic region above belongs to Coturnix japonica isolate 7356 chromosome 23, Coturnix japonica 2.1, whole genome shotgun sequence and contains:
- the CRYBG2 gene encoding beta/gamma crystallin domain-containing protein 2 isoform X1; protein product: MDHPFQHSVAKGFISSAELSMKQTAAPRPESRSRFQKVSLVSRQVEHTAGGGGRDGSPSRVSLLLQAWEREIVEKTSGPSTVTQQRCSSSISTLKDFAAHGPVFSQVFSPRRREEKREDDTVPAPRDVPVHRESYMHGALLPTVPCCQHSTRDPKPRARHVTVLREGREAEEGRKTQNGVCKATTVSSLHQRGCKLDGSGITKITAHGKSTLDTRESSREKCSMPDESMPNAAPRGRDKPRDLRTSKNSDQCPLADQSGVVEGGVMHRNSSISATQPRTESSEEAGGTSKNISMEANSGPEPLPGAQASPKDTEVKMQESEMVENNQGVAQGTQSIAEPPTESIAELQSESTAKIPPESIPKPQPESVQKPQPESIPRPQSESIPKPQPEGVPRSQPESVPRSQSESIPKPQPEGVPKPQPESTPKPQPEGVLNPQPESTQKSQPESVPKLQSMSISKPQTESIPEPPHESPDPPSESSPYEPEEDPELVVDMEIFVDTLRNMEPSEIRKAPKVPRQPWPSVLGRCAPLPPIHEDLVAPRAHISLPVALQELLAWAGRGQRAETPPKGTESHDEEEIENPYLSPGEKAMRRAQNGNGELGSLLEGSMQGRATGEHSILFRGNVLKGMALLSDFLEHRAAAVDEAKPYSRLDNSMLYSRFVTPASSIHNGVPNGVGAGDHPSTEMEAVSPDHIPPVPEEAESMGAPYHTDTLQEEKEGSVKINTRPGKIILFSEAGFAGHRRDIWGDIPDATSWELSHKISIRVIRGGWVMYEKPRFHGRKCVLAEGDVEIDNPWMVYGQSDEPHGSRPFRIGSFKRVVKDYRTPEISLFAEENGEGARLQFSDSAEDTRVQGQSLTASSIIVHSGLWLVYSKPFFDDDPYVLEPGGYPNLKAWGAKDPSICSMHPIRLGCPVVERPGEPQVLIYEDMGFQGHSFIISRDVYDLKCLPELPLPTVGSMRVLGGCWVGYEKEGFRGHQYLLEEGEYHDWQQWGGYSKELVSLRLIRTDFSDPALVLFEAVDFEEGPSVELSEALPDTQLAGYGTVTQSIHVLSGVWVAYEGPNFSGEQYILEKGVYRNCEDWGATNCHIASAQPILQVKEHNLHFVSKILLFSEPDFLGEHLAFEDEQSALPYSFVPRSCRVHGGSWILFDSQAFTGEQHVLSEGEYPTLGAMGCLSSTTIHSLKKVPVFFSEPSIFLHGLECFEGKEIELNNEVRSLQAEGFNNHVLSVRVKGGIWVLCEHGDFRGRQWLLECTEITNWLTYSGLQHVGSLYPIRQRRIYFRIRSRELQLYLSVPDDVEDMKAGRVVVSSLSEQSSSVWYYEDGLLKNQVAPAMSLQVIGPAGKGAKTVLWSETRMPRQTWSIDSQGRIHSQMFEDMILDVKGGRSYDRDHAVIWEVAEERLTQIWDVQVL
- the CRYBG2 gene encoding beta/gamma crystallin domain-containing protein 2 isoform X2: MDHPFQHSVAKGFISSAELSMKQTAAPRPESRSRFQKVSLVSRQVEHTAGGGGRDGSPSRVSLLLQAWEREIVEKTSGPSTVTQQRCSSSISTLKDFAAHGPVFSQVFSPRRREEKREDDTVPAPRDVPVHRESYMHGALLPTVPCCQHSTRDPKPRARHVTVLREGREAEEGRKTQNGVCKATTVSSLHQRGCKLDGSGITKITAHGKSTLDTRESSREKCSMPDESMPNAAPRGRDKPRDLRTSKNSDQCPLADQSGVVEGGVMHRNSSISATQPRTESSEEAGGTSKNISMEANSGPEPLPGAQASPKDTEVKMQESEMVENNQGVAQGTQSIAEPPTESIAELQSESTAKIPPESIPKPQPESVQKPQPESIPRPQSESIPKPQPEGVPRSQPESVPRSQSESIPKPQPEGVPKPQPESTPKPQPEGVLNPQPESTQKSQPESVPKLQSMSISKPQTESIPEPPHESPDPPSESSPYEPEEDPELVVDMEIFVDTLRNMEPSEIRKAPKVPRQPWPSVLGRCAPLPPIHEDLVAPRAHISLPVALQELLAWAGRGQRAETPPKGTESHDEEEIENPYLSPGEKAMRRAQNGNGELGSLLEGSMQGRATGEHSILFRGNVLKGMALLSDFLEHRAAAVDEAKPYSRLDNSMLYSRFVTPASSIHNGVPNGVGAGDHPSTEMEAVSPDHIPPVPEEAESMGAPYHTDTLQEEKEGSVKINTRPGKIILFSEAGFAGHRRDIWGDIPDATSWELSHKISIRVIRGGWVMYEKPRFHGRKCVLAEGDVEIDNPWMVYGQSDEPHGSRPFRIGSFKRVVKDYRTPEISLFAEENGEGARLQFSDSAEDTRVQGQSLTASSIIVHSGLWLVYSKPFFDDDPYVLEPGGYPNLKAWGAKDPSICSMHPIRLGCPVVERPGEPQVLIYEDMGFQGHSFIISRDVYDLKCLPELPLPTVGSMRVLGGCWVGYEKEGFRGHQYLLEEGEYHDWQQWGGYSKELVSLRLIRTDFSDPALVLFEAVDFEEGPSVELSEALPDTQLAGYGTVTQSIHVLSGVWVAYEGPNFSGEQYILEKGVYRNCEDWGATNCHIASAQPILQVKEHNLHFVSKILLFSEPDFLGEHLAFEDEQSALPYSFVPRSCRVHGGSWILFDSQAFTGEQHVLSEGEYPTLGAMGCLSSTTIHSLKKVPVFFSEPSIFLHGLECFEGKEIELNNEVRSLQAEGFNNHVLSVRVKGGIWVLCEHGDFRGRQWLLECTEITNWLTYSGLQHVGSLYPIRQRRIYFRIRSRELQLYLSVPDDVEDMKAGRVVVSSLSEQSSSVWYYEDGLLKNQVKAAAWSLEGTWECPKVTF